A stretch of the Bubalus kerabau isolate K-KA32 ecotype Philippines breed swamp buffalo chromosome 11, PCC_UOA_SB_1v2, whole genome shotgun sequence genome encodes the following:
- the LOC129622871 gene encoding cytochrome P450 26B1, translating into MLFEGLELVSALATLAACLVSVTLLLAVSQQLWQLRWAATRDKSCKLPIPKGSMGFPLIGETGHWLLQGSGFQSSRREKYGNVFKTHLLGRPLIRVTGAENVRKILMGEHHLVSTEWPRSTRMLLGPNTVSNSIGDIHRNKRKVFSKIFSHEALESYLPKIQLVIQDTLRAWSSHPEAINVYQEAQKLTFRMAIRVLLGFSIPEEDLGHLFEVYQQFVENVFSLPVDLPFSGYRRGIQARQTLQKGLEKAIREKLQCTQGKDYSDALDILIESSKEHGKEMTMQELKDGTLELIFAAYATTASASTSLIMQLLKHPAVLEKLREELRAKGLLHSGGCPCEGTLRLDTLSGLHYLDCVIKEVMRLFTPVSGGYRTVLQTFELDGFQIPKGWSVMYSIRDTHDTAPVFKDVNVFDPDRFGQARSEDKDGRFHYLPFGGGVRTCLGKHLAKLFLKVLAVELASTSRFELATRTFPRITLVPVLHPVDGLSVKFFGLDSNQNKILPETEAMLSATV; encoded by the exons ATGCTCTTTGAAGGCTTGGAGCTGGTGTCGGCGCTGGCCACCCTCGCCGCGTGCCTGGTGTCGGTGACGCTGCTGCTGGCCGTGTCGCAGCAGCTGTGGCAGCTGCGCTGGGCTGCCACCCGCGACAAGAGCTGCAAGCTGCCCATCCCTAAAGGCTCCATGGGCTTCCCGCTCATCGGAGAGACCGGCCATTGGCTGCTACAG GGTTCTGGCTTCCAGTCGTCGCGGAGGGAGAAGTATGGCAACGTGTTCAAGACGCACTTGCTCGGGCGGCCGCTAATCCGTGTGACGGGCGCAGAGAATGTACGCAAGATCCTCATGGGCGAGCACCACCTCGTGAGCACCGAGTGGCCACGTAGCACACGCATGCTGCTGGGCCCGAACACGGTGTCCAACTCCATCGGCGATATCCACCGGAACAAGCGCAAG GTCTTCTCTAAGATCTTCAGCCACGAGGCCCTGGAGAGCTACCTGCCCAAGATCCAGCTGGTGATCCAGGACACGCTGCGTGCCTGGAGCAGCCACCCCGAGGCCATCAACGTGTACCAGGAGGCTCAGAAGCTCACCTTCCGTATGGCCATCCGCGTGCTGCTGGGCTTCAGCATCCCCGAGGAGGACCTGGGGCACCTCTTCGAGGTCTACCAGCAGTTTGTGGAGAACGTCTTCTCTCTGCCCGTTGACTTGCCCTTTAGTGGCTACCGGCGG ggcattcaggcaaGACAGACCCTACAGAAGGGCCTGGAAAAGGCAATCCGGGAGAAGCTGCAATGCACGCAGGGCAAGGACTACTCGGACGCGCTGGACATCCTCATCGAGAGCAGCAAGGAGCACGGGAAGGAGATGACCATGCAGGAGCTGAAG GACGGGACCCTGGAGCTCATCTTTGCTGCCTACGCCACCACTGCCAGCGCCAGCACCTCGCTTATCATGCAGCTGCTGAAGCACCCGGCCGTGCTGGAGAAGCTGCGGGAGGAGCTGCGGGCTAAGGGCCTCCTGCACAGCGGCGGCTGCCCCTGCGAGGGCACGCTGCGCCTTGACACGCTCAGTGGGCTGCACTACCTGGACTGCGTTATTAAGGAGGTCATGCGCCTGTTCACGCCGGTCTCCGGCGGCTACCGCACCGTGCTGCAGACCTTCGAGCTCGAC GGTTTTCAGATCCCCAAAGGCTGGAGTGTCATGTACAGCATCCGGGACACACACGACACGGCGCCCGTGTTCAAGGATGTGAACGTCTTCGACCCGGACCGCTTCGGCCAGGCGCGGAGTGAGGACAAGGACGGCCGCTTCCATTACCTCCCTTTCGGCGGCGGTGTCCGGACCTGCCTAGGCAAGCACCTGGCCAAGCTGTTTCTGAAGGTGCTGGCAGTGGAGCTGGCCAGCACCAGCCGCTTCGAGCTGGCCACCCGGACCTTCCCCCGCATCACCTTAGTCCCCGTCCTGCACCCTGTGGACGGCCTCAGCGTCAAGTTCTTTGGCCTGGACTCTAACCAGAACAAGATCCTGCCAGAGACCGAGGCCATGCTGAGCGCCACGGTCTAA